The following are encoded together in the Cynocephalus volans isolate mCynVol1 chromosome 4, mCynVol1.pri, whole genome shotgun sequence genome:
- the KCNA4 gene encoding potassium voltage-gated channel subfamily A member 4, whose translation MEVAMVSAESSGCNSHMPYGYAAQARARERERLAHSRAAAAAAVAAATAAVEGSGGSGGGSHHHHHSRGACTCHDPQSSRGSRKRRRPRPEKKKAHHRQSSFPHCSDLMPSGSEEKILRELSEEEEEEDEEEEDEEEEGRFYYSEDDPGDECSYTDLLPQDDGGGGGYSSVRYSDCCERVVINVSGLRFETQMKTLAQFPETLLGDPEKRTQYFDPLRNEYFFDRNRPSFDAILYYYQSGGRLKRPVNVPFDIFTEEVKFYQLGEEALLKFREDEGFVREEEDRALPENEFKKQIWLLFEYPESSSPARGIAIVSVLVILISIVIFCLETLPEFRDDRDLVMALSAGGHSGLLNDTSAPHPENSGHTIFNDPFFIVETVCIVWFSFEFVVRCFACPSQALFFKNIMNIIDIVSILPYFITLGTDLAQQQGGGNGQQQQAMSFAILRIIRLVRVFRIFKLSRHSKGLQILGHTLRASMRELGLLIFFLFIGVILFSSAVYFAEADEPTTHFQSIPDAFWWAVVTMTTVGYGDMKPITVGGKIVGSLCAIAGVLTIALPVPVIVSNFNYFYHRETENEEQTQLTQNAVSCPYLPSNLLKKFRSSTSSSLGDKSEYLEMEEGVKESLCAKEDKCQGKGDDSETDKNNCSNAKAVETDV comes from the coding sequence ATGGAGGTTGCAATGGTGAGTGCAGAGAGCTCAGGGTGCAACAGTCACATGCCTTATGGTTATGCAGCCCAGGCCCGGGCCCGGGAGCGGGAGAGGCTTGCTCACTCCAGGGCTGCTGCGGCAGCTGCTGTTGCAGCGGCCACGGCTGCTGTCGAAGGCAGTGGGGGTTCTGGCGGGggctcccaccaccaccatcattcaCGTGGGGCCTGCACCTGCCACGACCCTCAGAGCAGCCGCGGTAGTCGCAAGAGGAGGCGACCGCGGCCTGAGAAGAAGAAAGCTCACCACCGGCAGAGCAGCTTTCCTCACTGCTCCGACCTGATGCCCAGTGGTTCTGAGGAGAAGATCCTGAGGGAGCTgagtgaggaagaggaagaggaggacgaGGAAGAGGAGGACGAGGAAGAGGAGGGGCGGTTTTACTACAGTGAGGACGACCCTGGTGATGAATGTTCCTACACCGACCTGCTGCCTCAGGATGATGGGGGAGGCGGTGGCTACAGCTCAGTCCGCTACAGTGACTGTTGTGAGCGCGTGGTGATCAATGTGTCAGGCCTACGCTTTGAGACCCAGATGAAAACTCTGGCTCAGTTTCCAGAGACTTTGTTGGGGGACCCTGAGAAGAGGACTCAGTACTTTGACCCTTTGCGCAACGAGTATTTTTTTGACAGGAACCGGCCCAGCTTTGATGCCATCTTATATTATTATCAATCAGGAGGCCGCCTGAAGAGGCCGGTCAATGTCCCCTTTGATATCTTCACTGAGGAGGTGAAGTTCTACCAGCTGGGAGAGGAGGCCCTGCTCAAGTTTCGGGAGGATGAGGGCTTCGTgagagaggaggaggacaggGCCCTGCCAGAGAATGAATTCAAGAAGCAGATTTGGCTTCTCTTTGAATATCCAGAGAGCTCCAGTCCTGCAAGGGGCATAGCCATCGTGTCCGTCCTAGTCATCTTAATCTCCATTGTCATCTTTTGCCTGGAAACCTTGCCCGAGTTCAGGGACGACAGGGATCTGGTCATGGCACTCAGTGCTGGTGGGCACAGTGGGTTGTTGAACGACACCTCGGCACCTCACCCGGAGAACTCAGGGCACACGATATTCAACGACCCCTTCTTCATTGTGGAGACGGTGTGTATTGTGTGGTTTTCCTTTGAGTTCGTGGTTCGCTGCTTTGCTTGTCCCAGCCAAGCGCTCTTCTTCAAGAACATCATGAACATCATCGACATTGTCTCCATTTTGCCTTACTTCATCACACTGGGCACCGACCTGGCCCAGCAGCAGGGGGGTGGCAAcggtcagcagcagcaggccATGTCCTTTGCCATCCTCAGGATCATTCGTCTGGTCCGAGTATTCCGGATCTTCAAACTCTCCAGGCACTCCAAAGGCCTGCAGATCCTAGGCCACACCCTCAGAGCCAGCATGCGGGAGCTGGGCCTTCTgatcttcttcctcttcattgGGGTCATCCTCTTTTCCAGCGCTGTGTATTTCGCAGAGGCGGATGAACCTACCACTCACTTCCAAAGCATCCCAGATGCGTTTTGGTGGGCTGTGGTGACCATGACAACTGTGGGCTATGGGGACATGAAGCCCATCACCGTGGGGGGCAAGATCGTGGGGTCCCTGTGTGCCATTGCGGGTGTCTTAACCATTGCTTTGCCAGTGCCAGTGATTGTCTCTAACTTTAACTATTTCTACCACAGAGAGACTGAAAATGAGGAACAGACACAGCTGACACAGAATGCAGTCAGTTGCCCATACCTCCCTTCTAATTTGCTCAAGAAATTTCGGAGCTCTACTTCTTCTTCCCTGGGGGACAAGTCAGAGTATCTAGAGATGGAAGAAGGAGTTAAGGAATCTCTGTGTGCAAAGGAGGATAAGTGTCAGGGAAAGGGGGATGACAGTGAGACAGATAAAAACAACTGTTCTAACGCGAAGGCCGTGGAGACAGATGTGTGA